Within Bacteroidales bacterium, the genomic segment CTTTTTCGGTTACCCGGTCAGGAGATATATCAATGTACAGCAAATTCACCTGGATCAGGTAATCAAAATCAATGCTCTGATCCCGGTCGGTAAGATAATATTCCACCCATTCCTGTCGCAGATAATCGGTATTGAAACTCAGAACATTGCCGATGAAATCGGGGGGCAAACGAAATTGGGTACGGTTTTCAATTTCGATCAGTGCCCTGGAAATGCCCTTCCGGCGTGCTTCAACAATCATCTGGTCCAGGTCAGGGTAGGCTCCTCCGCTGTAATCCCTTGCCTTAGTGAGTTGATACCAGGCCGTACGGTACCCTTCTTTGGTGTTTTCAGCCATCAGGCGTTTCCCGTTATTATAAAAATATTCTGCCGCACTTTTTTTGGCTGTGATCATCTCAGCATCATAATCTGTATAGGGAAGAGATACTGTGCGCCCGTCAAAATGAAGCGGATTCACAGGCCTGACCCTTTCCTGCCTGTATTTTAAGGCCGAGTACAGGCTAAACATCTCGTCATAATTGTTCGGATTGCCTTCTTCCTTCAGATATTTAATGCGCGAAAGATCCCGTTCATTCGCCAGCCGGTATGCCTGGTCAAGTTGCCGGGCACTTTCCTCATCACCGGGGTCCTTAATAAGGCTTTTGACACAACGTTCAATCACTTCATCATATCGTTGCTGGGTAAGCAGTTTCTTCCGGCTTGCACACGAGGTGAACACCAGAACCATAATGAGCAGGGTAGCCAATCTGTTCATAGGGATGCTTTTAAAATTTTCATAAAAATACGAATAATATGATATGATGTTATACCTAATAAAAAACAACAGGCAGGATGGATTTCCTGCCTGCTGCTTTGTATTTTAAAAAAACTGTTACTGCAAAACAAATACAATGGGGAAGGTAAACTGCACCTTTACCGGTTTACCTCTTTGTTTTCCCGGGGTCCATTTAGGGCTTGACATAACCACCCTGAGGGCTTCCTTATCGAGCGCCGGGTCAACGCCTTTTACCACTTTGGCATCAACTACTTCTCCCTTTGAGTTGACGGCGAACTGGACAAATACGCGGCCCTGAATTCCGTTTTCAGCAGCTACCGGCGGGTACTGAAGGTTTTTCTGGATCCATTCCCTGAAACCTTCCTGCCCTTTACCCATGAAACTGGGCATTTCTTCCACAATGAAAAAGACTTCTTCCTCGGCTGCTTCTTCTTCCGGCTGATCGACATAATCCTTTATCTGAAAGGAAGCATTCTGGTTCACATCCGAATCTTCAATCTTCAGTTCATCATCAATATTCACATCGTCATTAACAATGTTCAGCACCTCAGTAACCTTAGGTGGCGGCGGCTGTTCAACCGGTTGCTGTTCCTGACGGGTAACCGGAATAATATCCTGTTCAACAGCCTGCTGTTCAACCTGATATACTGACTTGACATTCGAAGGCTTGGTGGTCCATTCGAAGGCAACCAGCATCAGTCCGAGTGTTATTACTAACCCCAGCTGAAGGAAAATACCTCTCTGCTTCTCAAGGTTTGCTTTATCCGATTTCTTAACTTCCATGGCATTTAGAAATTGAGGCTGTAAAGTTAATATATTTTTGCCGTTTTTGATTCACCTTCTGTCAATTTTTAAGAAGAAATGTTAAATAATACAGCCAACCTGGAAGAAGATCGGCCGGCTCCTTTCCAGGTCGGCACGAAATGATTTATCGGTTCCATAGTCTTTCATTTTTTAGGTTATCCCTTCCCGACTATTCCACCTTTTATTAATTTAAACGTAAATACAGGTGGTCTTATTGCCAAAAAAGCCTTTTGCAGGTAAGAAAAAATGTTTTAAATTTGCAGCGCATCTGTTGATGGGACTTTATTGAAAAATAACTGACATTCAACAAGATGCTACCAGGGTTCTTTCACGGGGAATTAGCTCAGCTGGCTAGAGCGTTTGCATGGCATGCAAAAGGTCATGGGTTCGACTCCCATATTCTCCACATCAGGGTATCAGTCATGGCTGATACCTTTTTTATTTTCTTTCGCTCATTTGTTTCCCTTTTATTATTTTCGGACTGATTTTTATTCTGTGGCTACTTATATACAAAGACTTATAGAGCAAGGGGAAAGTCAGCAACTTGATTTCAAGTTCGAGATCAGTGATTCCCGCAAGATTGCCCGCACGCTCTGTGCATTCGCCAATACCGACGGAGGGATTCTCCTGATTGGAGTAAAGGACAACGGTCGGATTGCCGGTGTAAGAACAGATGAAGAATATTACATGGCCGAAGCAGCCGC encodes:
- a CDS encoding energy transducer TonB; protein product: MEVKKSDKANLEKQRGIFLQLGLVITLGLMLVAFEWTTKPSNVKSVYQVEQQAVEQDIIPVTRQEQQPVEQPPPPKVTEVLNIVNDDVNIDDELKIEDSDVNQNASFQIKDYVDQPEEEAAEEEVFFIVEEMPSFMGKGQEGFREWIQKNLQYPPVAAENGIQGRVFVQFAVNSKGEVVDAKVVKGVDPALDKEALRVVMSSPKWTPGKQRGKPVKVQFTFPIVFVLQ